Proteins co-encoded in one Opitutus terrae PB90-1 genomic window:
- a CDS encoding STAS-like domain-containing protein, producing MELRLAQEFGAHLADGEAAARFRLTRIEPYVAISPRITLDFTGVRSANSSFMNALVAGLVEQHGEAALARFVFKGCNPMVRVLVEAAIDLGLQKIEGRIDA from the coding sequence GTGGAACTGCGGCTCGCCCAAGAATTCGGCGCCCATCTGGCCGATGGGGAAGCCGCCGCGCGTTTCCGGCTCACGCGAATCGAACCCTACGTGGCCATCTCCCCGCGCATCACCCTGGACTTCACGGGCGTGCGGAGTGCCAACAGCTCGTTCATGAACGCCTTGGTGGCCGGGTTGGTGGAGCAGCATGGCGAGGCCGCCCTGGCTCGCTTCGTTTTCAAAGGCTGCAATCCGATGGTCCGGGTCTTGGTCGAGGCGGCCATCGATCTCGGCCTGCAAAAGATTGAGGGCCGGATCGACGCTTGA
- a CDS encoding DEAD/DEAH box helicase family protein yields the protein MSAGSQFSFLQSEWPEVFEAAAKAEALALVDPRTACFYARRALEIGVTWLYTNDDALKLPYQQNLSALIHEPTFKTAAGPAVFNKAVLITRYGNQAVHSHRAVKAFDALTTVRELFHICFWLTRTYARGARPADDLAFEPDTLPKSAPVPTQTQEQLQKLAAQLAEKDKRLAALFADKETLSKELAQARQEIAAIKKRNAATPDQHDYSEAQTRDAFIDLLLKEAGWPLNQPRDREVEVSGMPNQQKKGYVDYVLWGDDGRPLAVVEAKRTRKSAAIGQQQAKLYADCLEQQFGRRPVIFCSNGYEHWLWDDALYPPRPVQGFRKKDELELMILRRQTRTSLAGAAINPAIVERYYQTRAIRRIGEAFEADCERKALVVMATGAGKTRTVIALCDLLMRCNWVKRVLFLADRTALVNQAVNAFKRFLPEASPVNLVTEPEAAGRVFVSTYPTMMGLIDETKDGQRRFGTGHFDLVIIDEAHRSVYQKYGAIFRYFDSLLVGLTATPREEIDRDTYGLFDLEKGVPTDAYDLKNAVADKFLVPAKAVSVPLKFQRDGIKYEDLSEEEKEQWDGVEWDEEGTTPQRVEPEAVNKWLFNKDTVDKVLEHLMTHGQTVAGGDRLGKTIVFAKNKDHAEFIAQRFDVNYPHLKGAFARVIHCGLPYAQSLIDDFSNPAKMPHIAISVDMLDTGIDVPEVVNLVFFKLVRSKTKFWQMIGRGTRLCPDLFGPGKHKAFFYIFDYCQNLEFFSQHPETTAGALGASLSKRIFTARLEVIGELDRAFAGMSHEPAEGEAELGHELRAVLQTEVAAMNVDNFVVRPQRRLVERFAKPEAWVAMDSAARGELAYHVAGLPTELDPEEEEAKRFDLLILNLQLAVLRNAREFERLKNQVIAIAGLLEEKAAIPMIQAQLARILEVQTEGWWTDVTLPMLEQTRKRLRSLVKLIDKRQRKPIYTDFEDSMAAAKEVVLADFVTAENFEKFREKVRAFLRAHQSHLTIQKLRMNEPLTAVDLAELERVLAESGVATPEQWETAKAASDGLGLFVRSLVGLDREAAKQALNAFTAGKILTANQLEFVNMVVDQLTERGVVEPKLLYESPFTDVNAQGPDGVFDSSQVDELLALLEQVRERAVV from the coding sequence ATGAGCGCCGGTTCGCAGTTTTCGTTTCTCCAGTCCGAGTGGCCAGAGGTTTTCGAGGCGGCGGCAAAGGCGGAAGCGCTGGCACTGGTCGATCCGCGGACCGCGTGCTTCTACGCCCGGCGGGCGCTGGAGATCGGGGTCACGTGGCTCTACACGAACGACGACGCGCTGAAACTGCCGTATCAACAGAACCTGAGCGCGCTGATTCACGAGCCCACGTTCAAGACCGCAGCCGGCCCGGCGGTCTTCAACAAGGCGGTGCTGATCACGCGCTACGGGAACCAGGCGGTGCACAGCCACCGCGCGGTGAAGGCGTTCGACGCGCTGACCACGGTGCGCGAGCTGTTCCACATCTGTTTCTGGCTGACCCGAACCTACGCCCGCGGCGCCCGGCCCGCGGACGACCTCGCGTTTGAACCGGACACCTTGCCGAAGTCGGCGCCGGTGCCGACGCAGACGCAGGAACAGTTGCAGAAACTCGCGGCGCAACTCGCCGAGAAGGACAAACGGCTCGCAGCGCTGTTTGCGGACAAGGAAACGCTGAGCAAAGAGCTGGCACAGGCGCGGCAGGAGATCGCCGCCATCAAAAAGCGCAACGCCGCGACGCCGGATCAGCACGACTACTCCGAGGCACAAACCCGCGATGCGTTCATCGACCTGCTGCTCAAGGAAGCCGGTTGGCCGCTGAATCAGCCCCGCGACCGGGAGGTCGAGGTCAGCGGGATGCCGAATCAGCAGAAGAAGGGCTATGTCGACTACGTGCTGTGGGGCGACGACGGCCGACCGCTCGCGGTCGTGGAGGCGAAGCGCACGCGAAAAAGTGCCGCGATCGGCCAACAGCAGGCGAAGCTTTACGCCGACTGTCTGGAGCAGCAGTTCGGACGGCGGCCGGTCATCTTCTGCTCGAACGGCTATGAGCACTGGCTGTGGGATGACGCGCTGTATCCGCCGCGGCCGGTCCAGGGTTTTCGCAAGAAGGACGAACTGGAGCTGATGATCCTGCGGCGGCAAACGCGCACCTCCTTGGCTGGAGCCGCGATCAATCCGGCGATTGTCGAACGCTACTATCAGACCCGCGCGATCCGCCGAATCGGCGAGGCATTCGAGGCCGACTGCGAACGAAAGGCGCTCGTCGTCATGGCCACCGGCGCCGGAAAGACGCGGACGGTGATCGCGCTGTGCGACCTGTTGATGCGATGCAACTGGGTGAAACGGGTGTTGTTTCTCGCCGACCGCACCGCGCTCGTGAACCAGGCGGTGAACGCGTTCAAGCGTTTCCTGCCGGAAGCGTCACCAGTGAATCTGGTGACGGAACCGGAGGCGGCGGGCCGCGTGTTTGTCTCCACCTACCCGACGATGATGGGGCTGATCGATGAGACGAAGGACGGCCAGCGGCGCTTCGGCACCGGGCATTTCGATCTGGTCATCATCGACGAGGCCCATCGGTCGGTTTACCAAAAATACGGTGCGATCTTCCGCTATTTCGACTCGCTGCTCGTCGGCCTGACGGCCACACCGCGGGAGGAAATCGATCGCGACACCTACGGGCTGTTCGACCTGGAGAAAGGCGTGCCAACGGATGCCTACGACCTGAAGAACGCGGTGGCGGACAAGTTCCTCGTGCCGGCCAAAGCCGTGTCGGTCCCGCTGAAGTTCCAGCGCGATGGGATCAAATATGAGGACCTGTCCGAGGAGGAGAAGGAACAGTGGGACGGGGTCGAGTGGGACGAGGAAGGCACCACTCCGCAGAGGGTCGAACCGGAGGCGGTCAACAAATGGCTCTTCAACAAGGACACGGTCGACAAGGTGCTGGAGCACCTGATGACGCATGGTCAAACCGTCGCCGGCGGTGACCGGTTGGGAAAGACGATCGTGTTCGCCAAGAACAAGGATCATGCCGAGTTCATCGCTCAGCGCTTTGACGTGAACTACCCGCACCTCAAGGGCGCGTTTGCCCGGGTGATTCACTGCGGGCTGCCCTATGCGCAATCGCTGATCGATGACTTCTCCAATCCCGCGAAGATGCCGCACATCGCGATCTCGGTCGACATGCTGGACACCGGCATCGATGTGCCGGAGGTCGTCAATCTCGTCTTCTTCAAACTGGTCCGATCGAAAACGAAGTTCTGGCAGATGATCGGTCGCGGCACCCGGCTGTGTCCGGATCTATTCGGTCCGGGCAAACACAAGGCCTTCTTCTACATCTTCGATTATTGTCAGAACCTCGAGTTCTTCAGCCAGCACCCCGAGACGACCGCCGGTGCTTTGGGCGCGTCGCTAAGCAAGCGCATCTTCACGGCGCGGCTGGAAGTCATCGGCGAACTCGACCGAGCCTTCGCCGGAATGTCGCACGAGCCCGCGGAAGGCGAAGCCGAACTCGGCCACGAGCTGCGCGCGGTTCTGCAGACCGAAGTGGCGGCGATGAACGTCGACAATTTCGTCGTCCGTCCGCAGCGACGGCTCGTCGAGCGGTTCGCCAAGCCCGAGGCCTGGGTCGCAATGGATTCCGCGGCTCGAGGCGAACTGGCCTATCATGTGGCCGGTTTGCCGACGGAGCTGGACCCGGAGGAGGAGGAAGCAAAACGGTTCGATCTGCTGATCCTGAACCTTCAGCTCGCCGTGTTGCGGAACGCGCGGGAGTTCGAACGTCTCAAAAATCAGGTGATCGCGATCGCCGGCCTGCTGGAGGAGAAGGCGGCCATCCCGATGATCCAGGCGCAACTAGCCCGTATTCTGGAAGTGCAGACGGAGGGATGGTGGACCGACGTGACGCTCCCGATGCTCGAGCAGACGCGCAAACGCCTGCGCTCGCTGGTCAAGCTCATCGACAAACGGCAGCGCAAACCGATCTACACGGACTTCGAGGACTCAATGGCGGCGGCCAAGGAGGTCGTCCTCGCAGATTTCGTCACCGCGGAAAACTTCGAGAAGTTCCGCGAGAAGGTGCGGGCGTTTTTGCGCGCGCATCAGAGCCACCTCACGATCCAGAAGCTGCGGATGAATGAACCACTGACCGCCGTAGATCTCGCGGAGCTGGAGCGGGTGCTGGCCGAAAGCGGCGTCGCCACTCCCGAACAGTGGGAAACGGCCAAGGCAGCCAGCGACGGTCTGGGGCTTTTCGTGCGCTCGCTCGTCGGGCTGGATCGCGAAGCCGCGAAGCAGGCGTTGAACGCCTTCACGGCCGGGAAGATCCTCACGGCCAACCAACTCGAGTTCGTGAACATGGTGGTGGATCAGTTGACCGAACGAGGCGTGGTCGAGCCGAAATTGCTCTATGAATCTCCATTCACCGACGTAAACGCGCAGGGACCGGACGGGGTATTCGATTCGAGTCAGGTGGACGAGTTGCTCGCGCTGCTCGAGCAAGTTCGCGAACGGGCAGTCGTCTGA
- a CDS encoding Ppx/GppA phosphatase family protein: protein MASGPVAVIDIGSNSIKLLVAERAPEGPLRTLTAKTIEARISAGISHATPELTEESMQRGLLAIRELLAAAAPHAPKRTILVATSAVRDAANGQVFRDRVRAATGQPVRILSGGEEANLIGRGLTCDPALAALRDFYVFDLGGGSLECLAFRERRIEQAASLPLGCVRVTEQLVPDSSKPLPTNSADLIRQLVEANLRDRFRFNLPAPVTAVGTGGTVTTCRAIFAARAGVALESSDPCLAVGHMRELAFELAALPLGDRQRVPGLPFARADVFPVALFTLGALADAGRLASYHHSFYNLRFGLADEALAAS, encoded by the coding sequence ATGGCATCCGGCCCTGTCGCGGTTATCGATATTGGCAGCAACTCGATCAAGCTGCTCGTCGCCGAGCGCGCTCCCGAGGGACCGCTGCGCACGCTCACCGCGAAGACGATCGAGGCGCGGATCAGCGCCGGCATCAGCCACGCGACGCCGGAACTGACCGAGGAGAGCATGCAACGTGGATTGCTCGCGATCCGTGAACTGCTCGCGGCCGCGGCACCGCACGCGCCGAAGCGCACGATCCTCGTCGCGACGAGCGCAGTCCGCGACGCCGCGAACGGTCAGGTGTTTCGCGATCGCGTCCGCGCGGCCACCGGCCAGCCGGTCCGGATCCTTTCCGGCGGCGAAGAGGCGAATCTCATCGGCCGCGGACTCACCTGCGATCCCGCACTCGCGGCGCTGCGTGACTTCTACGTCTTCGATCTCGGCGGCGGCAGCCTGGAATGCCTGGCCTTCCGCGAGCGCCGAATCGAACAGGCGGCCAGCTTGCCGCTCGGTTGCGTGCGCGTGACCGAGCAGCTCGTACCTGATAGCTCCAAGCCGCTCCCAACCAACTCCGCCGATCTCATTCGGCAGCTGGTCGAAGCCAACCTCCGTGATCGTTTTCGGTTCAACCTCCCCGCGCCCGTCACCGCGGTCGGCACGGGCGGGACAGTGACCACGTGCCGCGCGATCTTCGCGGCGCGCGCTGGAGTCGCGCTCGAATCCAGCGATCCTTGCCTCGCGGTCGGCCACATGCGCGAACTCGCGTTCGAACTGGCGGCGCTTCCGCTCGGCGATCGTCAGCGCGTGCCGGGTCTGCCCTTCGCGCGCGCGGACGTCTTTCCCGTTGCGCTCTTCACGCTGGGCGCGCTCGCCGACGCCGGCCGGCTCGCCTCCTACCACCATTCATTCTACAATCTTCGTTTCGGCCTCGCCGACGAAGCGCTCGCCGCCAGCTGA
- the rsmI gene encoding 16S rRNA (cytidine(1402)-2'-O)-methyltransferase: MSEPPAPANASLTPQPGHLYVVATPIGNLADLTQRAHAILAGVDLVACEDTRTTGAMLTRLGVHRQLVPYHEHNETEMAEKLADELAAGKSIAVVSDAGTPALSDPGFRIVRACRRRGLPVVPVPGASALLAVLSASGLPSNGFLFVGFLPPKSAARIAFFEKHRSFDYTLALYESCHRIDKAVDELVATLGPDRVICVAKEVTKLHETFLVGRAADVQARLAKTSLKGEFVLLIAPPDFAL; encoded by the coding sequence ATGTCCGAGCCCCCAGCGCCCGCCAACGCTTCGCTCACGCCGCAGCCCGGCCACCTCTACGTCGTCGCGACGCCGATCGGCAACCTCGCCGACCTTACGCAACGCGCCCACGCGATCCTGGCTGGCGTTGATCTGGTGGCCTGCGAGGACACGCGGACGACGGGCGCGATGCTCACGCGGCTCGGCGTGCACCGCCAGCTGGTGCCCTACCACGAGCACAACGAAACCGAGATGGCGGAAAAACTCGCCGACGAGCTCGCCGCGGGGAAATCCATCGCCGTGGTGAGCGACGCCGGCACGCCGGCCTTGAGCGATCCGGGATTCCGGATCGTGCGCGCGTGCCGCCGCCGCGGACTGCCGGTTGTGCCGGTGCCGGGCGCCAGCGCGCTCCTCGCGGTGCTCAGCGCGAGCGGACTACCGAGCAACGGTTTTCTCTTCGTCGGATTTCTGCCGCCGAAATCGGCGGCCCGGATCGCCTTCTTCGAGAAGCACCGCAGCTTCGACTACACGCTCGCGCTCTACGAAAGCTGCCACCGCATCGACAAGGCCGTCGACGAGCTCGTCGCAACGCTCGGTCCCGACCGCGTGATCTGCGTCGCCAAGGAAGTCACCAAACTCCACGAGACGTTCCTCGTCGGCCGCGCCGCCGACGTGCAGGCCCGGCTCGCGAAGACGAGTCTCAAGGGCGAGTTCGTCCTGCTGATCGCCCCGCCGGATTTCGCGCTGTAG
- a CDS encoding MerR family transcriptional regulator, with protein MKTITVIARQFGLSRSTLLYYDRIGLLSPSYRTHAEARLYSAADEARLARIVTFREAGIPLETIKTILAAPLPAKVNRALESRLREIQQQIDGCRGQQRFIVELLKEAVLRGEGPARTRDQWVELLHACAFSEADMQAWHADMERKNPAGHARFLRKIGLSAVEIERVQVLSRTAWAPAGQLAASASSARPKRRL; from the coding sequence ATGAAGACGATCACCGTCATCGCACGGCAGTTCGGACTCTCGCGTTCGACGCTGCTCTACTATGACCGGATCGGGCTGCTTTCGCCGAGTTATCGTACGCATGCGGAGGCGCGGCTCTACTCGGCGGCAGACGAAGCGCGGCTGGCGCGAATCGTGACCTTCCGCGAAGCAGGCATTCCGCTCGAGACGATCAAGACGATCCTGGCGGCGCCGTTGCCGGCGAAGGTGAATCGTGCGCTCGAATCGCGGCTGCGCGAAATCCAGCAGCAGATCGATGGTTGCCGCGGCCAGCAGCGGTTCATCGTCGAGCTGCTCAAGGAGGCGGTGCTGCGCGGCGAGGGTCCGGCGCGGACGCGGGACCAGTGGGTCGAGCTGCTGCACGCCTGCGCGTTCAGCGAGGCGGACATGCAGGCGTGGCACGCGGACATGGAGCGCAAAAACCCGGCGGGGCACGCACGGTTTCTGCGGAAGATCGGGCTCTCGGCCGTGGAGATCGAACGCGTGCAGGTGCTCTCGCGCACCGCGTGGGCTCCAGCCGGTCAGCTGGCGGCGAGCGCTTCGTCGGCGAGGCCGAAACGAAGATTGTAG
- a CDS encoding STAS domain-containing protein, translated as MHLTLPEIVNADGLLPFLTLIGAEADDREVVIDFSALRRVSPAALAALSSRVAAWRLRGIVIQAVGLERCSILGYLQRMDVLAVCGFNLPEMFSRHDARGRFVPVRVIDHRVQEMGSEMALCVAPGGDDWEHPLAGLYDLVWYVLTEMGNNVRQHSGGAGFACAQVGAAEGLVRLAIADNGRGIRQSFRDAGLPWAAALDDTGAILKALEPRISSKGSPTNEGVGLTLTAKMAELASAWLLVASGRGVVRWNPDSARPQAGTLRDGGSYPGTLIAVTFRQDRVRDFAQLLDQAKRASGLLRPGQGRAKFDT; from the coding sequence ATGCACCTGACGCTCCCGGAAATCGTCAATGCCGATGGTCTCCTGCCCTTCTTAACTCTCATCGGCGCCGAGGCTGACGACCGCGAAGTTGTGATCGACTTCAGCGCGCTACGCAGAGTCTCGCCGGCGGCGCTGGCCGCCCTGAGCAGCCGCGTGGCGGCCTGGCGGCTGAGGGGAATTGTCATCCAGGCTGTAGGGCTCGAGCGTTGCTCCATCCTCGGGTATCTGCAGCGCATGGATGTGCTCGCAGTCTGCGGTTTCAACCTGCCGGAGATGTTCAGCCGCCACGATGCGCGCGGTCGTTTCGTTCCCGTGCGCGTCATCGATCATCGCGTCCAGGAAATGGGCAGCGAGATGGCCCTCTGTGTCGCTCCGGGCGGCGACGACTGGGAGCATCCGCTCGCCGGACTCTACGATCTCGTCTGGTATGTGTTGACCGAGATGGGCAACAACGTGCGCCAGCACAGCGGCGGTGCCGGCTTCGCCTGTGCCCAAGTCGGTGCCGCCGAGGGGCTCGTGCGCCTCGCCATCGCGGACAACGGTCGCGGCATCCGCCAAAGCTTCCGCGATGCCGGTTTGCCGTGGGCTGCCGCGCTGGATGACACCGGCGCCATCCTCAAGGCCCTCGAACCCCGGATCTCTTCCAAAGGCAGTCCGACCAATGAAGGCGTGGGCCTCACGCTCACCGCGAAGATGGCGGAACTGGCCTCAGCTTGGCTCCTGGTCGCCAGCGGTCGGGGCGTGGTGCGTTGGAATCCTGATTCTGCTCGACCTCAGGCCGGCACGCTGCGCGACGGAGGCAGCTACCCCGGCACCTTGATTGCCGTCACGTTCCGACAGGACCGCGTGCGCGATTTCGCGCAACTCCTGGATCAGGCCAAACGAGCATCTGGGCTCTTGCGTCCCGGCCAAGGTCGGGCGAAGTTCGACACGTGA
- a CDS encoding restriction endonuclease subunit S: protein MKAGSRATNGEWPRVELGELMPGRGESVDPANHADEPFDLYSIPAFDSQKPEVLTGAQIGSTKQAVETGDVLLSKIVPHIRRAWVVGASRGRRMIASSEWIVFRNARIFPGYIRHLLVEDRFHAKFMSTVSGVGGSLLRARPAHVARIRVPLPPLAEQRRIAEVLDRAEALRAKRRATLAQLDSLTQCLFLDLFGDPATNPKGWPKTVLGEIIEFVGGSQPPRETFTYEPSPDTIRLVQIRDFKSDEFKTYIPRRLARRFFNEDDVMIGRYGPPVFQILRGLCGSYNVALMKALPKDEVSKDFVFHLLQEQRLHSYVVARSERTAGQTGVNLELLEKYPAFRPPASLQREFARRVAAVEKLKTTQRASLAELDALFASLQHRAFRGDL, encoded by the coding sequence GTGAAGGCCGGGAGTCGAGCGACGAACGGCGAATGGCCGAGAGTAGAGCTTGGCGAACTCATGCCCGGTCGCGGGGAGTCCGTCGACCCGGCAAATCATGCTGACGAGCCGTTCGACCTCTACAGCATACCGGCTTTCGATTCTCAGAAGCCCGAAGTTCTGACTGGTGCGCAAATCGGCTCGACGAAGCAAGCAGTTGAAACAGGCGACGTGCTGCTCTCGAAAATCGTGCCGCATATCCGACGGGCTTGGGTTGTGGGCGCAAGTCGCGGTAGGCGCATGATTGCGTCGAGTGAGTGGATTGTGTTCCGCAACGCTCGCATCTTCCCCGGCTACATACGTCATCTGCTGGTTGAAGACCGCTTCCACGCCAAGTTCATGAGCACCGTTTCAGGCGTAGGAGGTTCACTGCTCCGCGCCCGGCCGGCGCACGTTGCAAGAATTCGAGTCCCCCTTCCTCCGCTGGCGGAGCAGCGGCGGATTGCGGAGGTGCTGGACCGGGCAGAGGCGTTGCGGGCGAAGCGCCGCGCCACCCTCGCCCAACTCGACTCCCTCACCCAATGCCTCTTCCTCGACCTCTTCGGCGATCCCGCAACTAACCCGAAAGGCTGGCCCAAGACTGTCCTTGGCGAGATTATCGAGTTCGTTGGTGGCTCTCAACCCCCTCGGGAGACATTCACCTACGAACCGTCGCCAGACACAATCCGGTTGGTCCAAATCCGCGACTTCAAGTCAGACGAGTTCAAGACCTACATCCCTCGCAGACTTGCCCGCCGATTCTTTAATGAGGACGACGTAATGATCGGGCGATACGGTCCGCCAGTGTTCCAAATTCTTCGCGGCCTGTGCGGGTCATACAACGTCGCCCTGATGAAAGCCCTGCCGAAAGATGAAGTCTCAAAGGATTTTGTTTTTCACCTGCTTCAAGAACAACGTCTCCATTCCTACGTCGTAGCGCGATCCGAACGAACTGCAGGTCAGACCGGTGTGAATTTGGAACTACTCGAGAAGTATCCGGCTTTTCGGCCACCTGCGTCCCTTCAGCGCGAATTCGCCCGGCGCGTCGCGGCGGTCGAAAAGCTGAAGACGACGCAGCGCGCGTCGCTGGCGGAGCTGGACGCGCTCTTCGCTTCGCTCCAGCACCGCGCCTTCCGCGGCGACCTATGA
- a CDS encoding type I restriction-modification system subunit M translates to MLTGQIRSQIDALWNAFWTGGISNPLEVIEQITYLLFLKRLDDLQKNEENKAARLKLKKLERRIFPAAKDAKGRPYEDCRWSRFQHLEAKEMFTVVSEHVFPFLRTLGGDDSTYAHHMKDARFTIPTPALLAKVVDLIDQIPMEDRDTKGDLYEYMLGKIASAGQNGQFRTPRHIIQLMVELTAPTAKDVICDPACGTAGFLVAAGEYLRTRHPEILRDTKLRQHFHHHLFHGFDFDNTMLRIGSMNMLLHGVENPDIRYRDSLAQDHAGEEEKFTLLLANPPFAGSLDYENCAKDLQQIVKTKKTELLFLALFLRLLKPGGRAAVIVPDGVLFGSSNAHRTLRKLLVEDQKLDAVISLPGGVFKPYAGVSTAILLFTKTNSGGTDHVWFYKVEADGMSLDDKRTELLPSEKLGPVPKVPLTADEHAKNNLPDLLARWNSLQRGTGVPPVNSEPMTGTSMASPELIAAEPPAPYGDVTGKARPLNSQPSTLNSPELARPRTAQSFCVPKADIAAQGYDLSLNRYREVVHEEVAHRPPKEILKALRKLETEIQQGMKELEGMLK, encoded by the coding sequence ATGCTCACCGGTCAAATCCGCTCCCAAATCGACGCACTCTGGAACGCCTTCTGGACGGGCGGCATTTCCAACCCGCTCGAGGTGATCGAACAGATCACTTACCTGCTTTTCCTGAAGCGGCTCGATGACCTGCAGAAGAACGAGGAAAACAAGGCCGCCCGGCTGAAGCTGAAAAAACTCGAGCGCCGGATCTTCCCCGCCGCCAAGGATGCGAAGGGGCGCCCCTACGAGGACTGCCGCTGGTCGCGCTTCCAGCATCTCGAGGCCAAGGAGATGTTCACCGTCGTCAGCGAGCACGTCTTCCCTTTCCTGCGCACGCTCGGCGGCGATGACTCCACCTACGCGCACCACATGAAGGATGCGCGGTTCACGATCCCCACGCCGGCGCTGCTGGCCAAGGTCGTCGACCTTATCGACCAGATCCCGATGGAGGATCGCGACACCAAGGGTGACCTCTACGAATACATGCTGGGGAAGATCGCCTCCGCCGGCCAGAACGGCCAGTTCCGCACGCCGCGACACATCATCCAGCTCATGGTCGAGCTCACCGCGCCGACGGCGAAGGACGTCATCTGCGATCCGGCGTGCGGCACTGCCGGCTTCCTCGTGGCGGCCGGCGAATACCTGCGCACGCGGCATCCGGAAATCCTCCGCGACACGAAGCTCCGGCAGCATTTCCATCACCACCTCTTCCACGGGTTCGATTTCGACAACACGATGCTGCGGATCGGCAGCATGAACATGCTGCTGCACGGCGTGGAGAATCCCGACATCCGCTACCGCGACTCGCTCGCGCAGGATCACGCCGGCGAAGAGGAGAAGTTCACGCTGCTGCTCGCCAACCCGCCGTTCGCCGGGTCGCTCGACTACGAGAATTGCGCGAAGGACCTCCAGCAGATCGTGAAGACGAAGAAGACCGAACTGCTCTTCCTCGCGCTTTTTCTGCGGCTGCTCAAGCCCGGCGGGCGCGCCGCCGTGATCGTGCCCGATGGCGTGCTCTTCGGTTCGTCCAACGCGCATCGGACACTGCGCAAGCTCCTCGTCGAGGACCAGAAACTCGACGCGGTGATTTCGCTGCCCGGCGGTGTGTTCAAGCCCTACGCCGGCGTGTCGACCGCGATCCTGCTGTTCACAAAGACGAATTCCGGCGGCACGGACCATGTCTGGTTCTACAAGGTCGAGGCCGACGGGATGTCGCTCGACGACAAGCGCACAGAACTGCTGCCGTCGGAGAAGCTCGGCCCGGTGCCGAAGGTCCCGCTCACCGCCGACGAACACGCGAAGAACAACCTGCCCGACCTGCTCGCGCGGTGGAATTCTCTGCAACGTGGCACGGGCGTCCCGCCCGTGAACTCAGAGCCGATGACCGGGACGTCCATGGCATCGCCCGAACTAATCGCCGCCGAACCACCCGCGCCGTACGGCGACGTCACCGGCAAGGCTCGGCCTCTCAACTCTCAACCCTCAACTCTCAACTCTCCGGAACTCGCCCGCCCGCGCACCGCCCAGAGCTTCTGCGTGCCGAAGGCCGACATCGCCGCGCAAGGCTACGACCTCTCGCTCAACCGCTATCGGGAAGTCGTCCACGAAGAAGTCGCCCACCGCCCGCCAAAGGAAATCCTGAAAGCGCTCAGAAAACTGGAGACAGAGATCCAGCAGGGCATGAAGGAACTGGAAGGGATGCTGAAGTGA
- a CDS encoding RluA family pseudouridine synthase: MTPQTYTVPDTIRHGRADKVLAAGVTEHSRVALQRSFDAGLVTRGGVPIGRDTTVTAGDTIEFSFAEIKPTEIKAVDIPLTVLFEDKHMLAVNKAAGMVVHPGVATSEDTLVHALLAHCAGSLSGIGGVERPGIVHRLDKETTGVIVVAKTDAAHRALADQFATRTLKKEYVALVAGVPRLLSGSIDRAIARHPVHRHRMTVGEGGRPARTDWELVEAFGDIGALVRCRIFTGRTHQIRVHLKSLGHPILGDALYGWKPEPRLATQPARVMLHAEHLVLTHPISGKELDLRAPLPKDFVAMIKELRRSAGR, encoded by the coding sequence ATGACGCCACAAACCTACACCGTTCCGGACACGATTCGCCACGGCCGGGCCGACAAAGTGCTGGCGGCGGGCGTGACCGAGCACAGCCGAGTGGCTCTGCAGCGGTCGTTCGACGCGGGACTGGTTACGCGCGGTGGCGTTCCGATCGGGCGCGACACCACCGTGACGGCTGGCGACACGATCGAGTTTTCGTTTGCGGAGATTAAGCCGACGGAGATCAAGGCCGTGGACATTCCGTTGACCGTGCTGTTCGAGGACAAACACATGCTCGCGGTGAACAAGGCCGCGGGCATGGTGGTGCATCCGGGCGTGGCGACGAGCGAGGACACGCTGGTCCACGCGTTGCTGGCGCACTGCGCGGGCAGCCTCAGCGGGATCGGCGGCGTCGAGCGGCCCGGCATCGTGCACCGGCTCGACAAGGAAACGACGGGCGTGATCGTCGTCGCCAAAACCGACGCCGCGCACCGCGCGCTCGCCGACCAGTTTGCCACGCGGACGCTGAAGAAGGAATATGTGGCGTTGGTGGCGGGCGTGCCGCGGCTGCTGAGCGGCTCGATCGATCGCGCCATCGCGCGGCATCCGGTGCACCGGCATCGGATGACGGTGGGCGAGGGCGGCCGACCGGCGCGGACGGACTGGGAACTGGTCGAGGCTTTCGGCGACATCGGCGCGCTGGTCCGCTGTCGGATTTTCACGGGCCGGACGCACCAGATTCGCGTGCATCTGAAGTCGCTTGGGCATCCGATTCTCGGTGACGCGCTGTACGGATGGAAACCGGAGCCGCGACTGGCGACGCAGCCGGCGCGCGTGATGCTGCACGCGGAACATCTGGTTCTGACGCATCCGATCAGCGGCAAGGAGCTCGATCTGCGCGCGCCGTTGCCCAAGGATTTCGTGGCCATGATCAAGGAGCTGCGGAGGTCCGCAGGAAGGTAG